The following nucleotide sequence is from Gloeocapsa sp. PCC 7428.
TGCCATCTACGCGAACTCGATCGCCTCGATGCTGAACGGTTAGAAGTTGCGGTTCCTCCGGAGTTGCGCTTTGCGCTAATCGGACGTTCAGCAACTGTTGAGGAAGAAAGAAAATTGCTGGCTCCGAGCAATTGTTTGGGTCGAGTTTTTGGCTGTCAAGCCAGGGGCGTTGCTCATCGACAAAAGTCTTAAGTAATTATACTTAGTAAGTCAACGAAGGTTAACCGAATTGACTTTCTTTCGTTGAGTAGGAGTCGAGACGTTCTTCAGATGTATCTCTCGAGGTGGATCTCTACGATAAGGACAGTCAAGCAAAGCGCTTAGCTGCAACCAAAATTCAAACAAACAAGGAGAAAAACAATGGCTCACATGATTGTCTATGTCGGTGCCAACTTTGAAGGATCTGCAGGTGACTTTACCCAAGACCTGCCCAACGTCGGATCATTTTGGAACGACACAATTACGTCAGCTAGAGTGATTTCCGGTACGTGGCAAGTTTTTGAACATGCGAACTACACGGGTCGTAATGTGACACTTCCACCGGGAGATTATCCTAATCTTCCAATCAGCCCTGGTGGTATCGATAACGATACCATTTCGTCAGTCAGGATTGTAGGATAGCTAACTCACTTTTATCTCTTAGAAGAGGTTGACAAATCTATGATCTCAAGCCCAGTAGCAACTAAGCTTTGAGTTAATTTTGGTTACAACTATCTCCTAAGAGACAGGAGCAAAGCAACGCATAACTTCAATGCTGATGAAACCTTGAACTTAATGGAGAAAACTATCATGACATTCACAACAAGCGATCAACAATACACTGTTCAGCCAGGAGATTTTCTATCTGCGATCGCTCAACGATTTTACGGTGATGGCAGCGAAGCCGGGTGGCGTAAAATTTACGATGCCAACAGAGATGTCATTGGTCCCGACCCCGCTAAAATTGAGCCTGGGATGGTGCTAACGATTCCAGGAGTGGATTCTGCGCCGCAGCCTTCCAACGGAGGCGGAGGGGATATTGCCCAGAGAGTGCTTGAACTCTCGAATGCTGAGCGTAGCCGAGTGGGTGCGCCACCTCTCAGTCTGCATCCGCAATTGATGGCGGCGGCTCAACAGCATACTGATCTCATGGCGCAGCGCAACGAAATGACCCACCAATTCCCAGGACAGCCAGAACTGGGCGATCGCATTTCACAAGCAGGCTATCGGTGGAGTCGCGTGGCAGAGAATCTTACTCGGCGATCCTCACCGGAGGAAGCAGTGTCCTCTTGGATGGACTCGCCGCCACATCGGGAAAATCTGCTCAATCCCGAACTTCAGCATCTTGGTGTGGGATTTGCCAATGGTTTCTGGACTCAGAAGTTTGCAAGACCCGCATAAGGACAAGATGTGAGCAGTTTAACTAGAAACCGATCGAACATTTCTAGTTCAGCGATCGCAATCCAACCAATTCATGCCCTCTCTGGATTGCGATCGCTTTACTCTGAAACCTTTGGTGATCCTCAAATTTGCATCGCTGTTCTAGATAGTTCTGTTGACCAATCTCATCCGTGCTTTGAAGGCGCAAATCTCACTCAGCTTCAAACGCTAGTTTCGGGTTTTGCCAAGTCTGGATCGGTTGCACAACACGGAACGCATATTGCCAGTATTATTTTTGGACAACCGAATAGTTCCGTTCCTGGAATTGCTCCCGGTTGTCGAGGCTTGACTGTTCCTGTTTTTGCAGATGGGCAAGAAGGATTAGTCCCTTGTTCACAACTTGATCTCGCCCGCGCCATTACCCAAGCTGTGGAGCAAGGAGCCAATGTTATTAATATTAGCGGCGGTCAATTGACACAATCGGGTGAACCTGATCCCTTCCTCACAAACGCCATTCAATTGTGTCGAGAGAACAATGTTTTGATTGTTGCGGCAACTGGAAACGATGGATGCGCTTGTCTACATTTTCCTGCCGCGATCGCATCTGTCCTTGCTGTCGGAGCAATGAATGCTCAATCGCAACCAATGAGGTTTAGTAATTGGGGCGAAGCTTATCAAACAAACGGGATTCTCGCTCCCGGTGAAAACATTTTAGGTGCAGTTCCGGGCGGTGGGACTGCGGCTAAAACGGGGACAAGCTTTGCGGCTCCCATCGTATCGGGCATTGCGGCGCTGTTGCTAAGTATTCAACTGCAACGAGGGGAAAAGCCCGATCCCCATGCTATCCGGGATGCCATTCTCCAAAGTGCCTTACCTTGCGACCCCGCGAAGAGTTCAGATAGTCGTCGCTGCCTAGTTGGAAAGCTCAATATTTCTGGAGCTTACGCCCTCATTACTAAAGGAAAAATCAAACAAATGTCACACGAGAAACTAGAGAACGTCATGATGCAACCGAGTGAAACTGACAACACGATCGCACAACTACAACCGAGTGAGATGCTAATGGTGACTGGCAACGAAACGAATACTGCTGTGACTCCTTCT
It contains:
- a CDS encoding beta/gamma crystallin family protein translates to MAHMIVYVGANFEGSAGDFTQDLPNVGSFWNDTITSARVISGTWQVFEHANYTGRNVTLPPGDYPNLPISPGGIDNDTISSVRIVG
- a CDS encoding CAP domain-containing protein, with the translated sequence MTFTTSDQQYTVQPGDFLSAIAQRFYGDGSEAGWRKIYDANRDVIGPDPAKIEPGMVLTIPGVDSAPQPSNGGGGDIAQRVLELSNAERSRVGAPPLSLHPQLMAAAQQHTDLMAQRNEMTHQFPGQPELGDRISQAGYRWSRVAENLTRRSSPEEAVSSWMDSPPHRENLLNPELQHLGVGFANGFWTQKFARPA
- a CDS encoding PatA/PatG family cyanobactin maturation protease produces the protein MSSLTRNRSNISSSAIAIQPIHALSGLRSLYSETFGDPQICIAVLDSSVDQSHPCFEGANLTQLQTLVSGFAKSGSVAQHGTHIASIIFGQPNSSVPGIAPGCRGLTVPVFADGQEGLVPCSQLDLARAITQAVEQGANVINISGGQLTQSGEPDPFLTNAIQLCRENNVLIVAATGNDGCACLHFPAAIASVLAVGAMNAQSQPMRFSNWGEAYQTNGILAPGENILGAVPGGGTAAKTGTSFAAPIVSGIAALLLSIQLQRGEKPDPHAIRDAILQSALPCDPAKSSDSRRCLVGKLNISGAYALITKGKIKQMSHEKLENVMMQPSETDNTIAQLQPSEMLMVTGNETNTAVTPSECATCGGKSEASEGSEAKQAPQIPLAYALGELGTDFGTQARQDSFMQAIPAGMNLLDYLDQNPWEAQSLIWTLNLDATPIYAIMPMGAYANVVYERLRAFLRDENIERVSIPGYMRGSMKLLSGQTVPIIVPDVRGIYGWSVAALIENLIQANPAGPSEEDYRNKIREYLERIYYEFRNLGVTPQERALNFSATNAFQIADVMSTGTANDIGLDTITVEKSPICRPDSDCYDVKLQFFNLQDSRRAGKVYRFTVDVSDVIPVSIGRVRSWSVAS